A region from the Triticum aestivum cultivar Chinese Spring chromosome 3D, IWGSC CS RefSeq v2.1, whole genome shotgun sequence genome encodes:
- the LOC123075100 gene encoding protein PELOTA 1 — MKLVGKSLARDGPGSVKLLPEVDDDLWDAYNLIAAGDSVEAVTVRKITRSGGRDSERVKLTLEVAVESTDYDKDGSVLRVRGKNLSKNEHVQIGQYHTLEIELRRPFLLRKEAWDWPALDTIRKSCDETAANADLAVLLMQEDLAHLFLVGRSVTATRARVEVPIPRKHGSGAVAAYDTALKDFFQRVLAAFVHHVDFGLVQCVVIASPGFTKDQFRDYMLLEATRRGELRAITEHKARFVLAPAPSGYPHSLKDVLAAPSVMSLIKDMRAAQEVPALQEFYAMIAKDSARACYGPKHVEVAHERLAIQTLLLTDTWFRNPDVAARRKCVDLAESVKKVGGNVRVFSSMHVSGNQLEQLTGIAAVLRFPMPDLDDIEM; from the coding sequence ATGAAGCTCGTGGGAAAAAGCCTCGCCCGCGACGGGCCCGGCTCCGTCAAGCTGCTGCCGGAGGTGGATGACGACCTGTGGGACGCGTACAACCtcatcgccgccggcgactccgtcgAGGCCGTCACGGTCCGGAAGATCACGAGGTCCGGAGGCCGCGACTCGGAGCGCGTCAAGCTGAcgctggaggtggcggtcgagTCCACGGACTACGACAAGGACGGCTCCGTCCTGCGCGTCCGCGGCAAGAACCTCTCCAAGAACGAGCACGTCCAGATCGGCCAGTACCACACCCTGGAGATCGAGCTGCGGAGGCCCTTCCTCCTCCGCAAGGAGGCCTGGGACTGGCCGGCGCTCGACACCATCCGCAAGTCCTGCGACGAGACCGCCGCCAAcgccgacctcgccgtgctcctcATGCAGGAAGACCTCGCCCACCTCTTCCTCGTCGGGCGGAGCGTCACCGCCACCAGGGCGCGCGTCGAGGTGCCCATCCCCAGGAAGCACGGCTCCGGCGCAGTCGCCGCGTACGACACCGCCCTCAAGGACTTCTTCCAGCGCGTCCTCGCCGCCTTCGTGCACCACGTCGACTTCGGCCTCGTCCAGTGCGTGGTGATCGCGAGCCCCGGCTTCACCAAGGACCAGTTCCGCGACTACATGCTCCTGGAGGCCACGCGGCGAGGGGAGCTGCGCGCGATCACGGAGCACAAGGCGCGCTTCGTGCTCGCGCCCGCGCCCTCGGGTTACCCGCACAGCCTCAAGGACGTCCTGGCCGCCCCGAGCGTCATGTCGCTGATAAAGGACATGAGGGCCGCGCAGGAGGTGCCGGCGCTGCAGGAGTTCTATGCCATGATCGCCAAGGACTCGGCGCGGGCTTGCTACGGGCCCAAGCACGTCGAGGTCGCGCATGAACGTCTCGCCATCCAGACCCTCTTGCTGACGGACACTTGGTTCCGGAACCCCGACGTTGCTGCTAGGCGCAAGTGCGTCGATTTGGCCGAATCGGTGAAGAAGGTCGGTGGCAATGTGCGGGTCTTTTCGTCCATGCATGTCTCCGGCAACCAGCTCGAGCAGCTCACGGGGATAGCCGCGGTTCTTCGTTTTCCCATGCCTGATTTAGATGACATCGAGATGTGA